A genomic stretch from Candidatus Methylomirabilota bacterium includes:
- a CDS encoding CoA transferase — translation MGDGSTGAGNLESKVKSWPAVPPPTAEELYGSVPPAASAYPKFLESIVHWKDEHDKPEALPRIRVLDCSQTQAIGHWCASLLGELGAEVIQVEPPGGDPLRKLVPFGRKHYYFHDSER, via the coding sequence ATGGGAGACGGTTCTACTGGGGCTGGCAACCTGGAGAGCAAGGTCAAATCCTGGCCAGCCGTTCCGCCGCCGACAGCCGAAGAGCTCTACGGAAGCGTGCCGCCGGCCGCGAGCGCGTACCCGAAGTTCCTGGAGTCGATCGTCCACTGGAAGGATGAGCACGACAAGCCCGAGGCGCTCCCCAGGATCAGGGTGCTGGACTGCTCGCAGACCCAGGCCATCGGCCACTGGTGCGCGTCGCTGCTCGGCGAGCTCGGGGCCGAGGTGATCCAGGTGGAGCCCCCCGGTGGGGACCCCCTGCGCAAGCTGGTCCCCTTCGGCAGGAAGCACTACTACTTCCACGACAGCGAGCG